In Companilactobacillus allii, one genomic interval encodes:
- the terS gene encoding phage terminase small subunit, which yields MARPRSPQRNKAMKIWLDSNGSKPLVDIAKELNVPASRIRKWKSQDKWKDKLKRSVPLSKGSAPFESLSNNKNAVGNSGGAAPPGNKNAVTTGQYETILLDELSDEEQKIFKGVTDDPLVSINTEIRQLKVRQYRITKRIKDVVEGMNDKEIQTFSTIKERPQTFTDDDGNQFTAAVPITKPFQSATQSYRKFDDLLKLEDALTAVGNSLQKAIREKAKIMNIPYDQELIKGKAKIAVQQARIAEYQADKLTNSGIDNPILKTIYEHLRKQNGSEMNEDID from the coding sequence GTGGCAAGACCTAGAAGTCCTCAACGCAATAAAGCAATGAAAATATGGCTAGATTCCAATGGTTCTAAGCCACTTGTAGATATTGCTAAAGAATTGAATGTTCCTGCTTCGCGCATAAGAAAGTGGAAATCGCAGGATAAATGGAAAGATAAATTAAAAAGGAGCGTTCCTTTATCTAAAGGGAGCGCTCCTTTTGAGTCGTTATCTAATAATAAGAATGCTGTTGGTAATTCAGGAGGTGCTGCACCGCCTGGGAATAAAAATGCGGTAACTACTGGTCAATATGAAACCATTTTATTAGATGAGCTATCCGACGAAGAGCAAAAAATATTCAAAGGTGTCACCGATGATCCCTTAGTAAGTATCAACACTGAAATACGTCAGTTGAAGGTTAGACAATATCGTATTACTAAGCGTATCAAAGATGTTGTTGAGGGGATGAATGATAAGGAGATTCAAACTTTTAGCACTATTAAAGAGCGTCCACAAACATTTACTGATGATGACGGGAACCAGTTTACAGCAGCTGTTCCTATCACCAAGCCTTTTCAATCGGCAACACAATCATATCGTAAATTTGATGACTTATTAAAGCTTGAGGATGCATTAACAGCTGTAGGTAATTCACTTCAAAAAGCAATTAGAGAAAAGGCCAAGATAATGAATATCCCTTATGATCAGGAGCTCATTAAGGGAAAAGCTAAAATTGCTGTTCAACAAGCAAGAATCGCTGAATATCAGGCTGATAAGCTGACCAACAGTGGTATTGATAATCCAATCCTTAAGACTATATATGAACATTTGAGGAAACAGAATGGGAGTGAGATGAATGAAGACATCGATTAG
- a CDS encoding minor capsid protein, whose product MNNQVNLGEWSQRLSNPKNIELALAYKITEMSDPYVPFRSGAMAGHTKIIGDDVGAHIVYSEKYSHKQFVGVSPSGKPFNYTITHHPDAGSHWINRVKDESIDEIKEFTEEALIHGIKKP is encoded by the coding sequence ATGAATAATCAAGTTAATCTGGGAGAATGGTCACAACGACTTAGCAATCCTAAAAACATTGAATTGGCATTAGCTTATAAAATTACTGAAATGTCCGATCCATATGTACCATTTAGAAGTGGTGCTATGGCTGGACATACAAAAATAATAGGTGATGATGTCGGTGCACATATTGTATACAGTGAGAAATATTCGCATAAACAATTTGTTGGTGTTAGTCCTAGTGGCAAGCCATTTAATTACACGATTACTCATCACCCGGACGCCGGTTCACACTGGATAAATAGAGTTAAAGATGAATCGATAGATGAAATTAAAGAATTTACTGAGGAGGCGTTGATACATGGCATCAAGAAGCCTTGA
- a CDS encoding Gp15 family bacteriophage protein, which translates to MMNLLQKNQLIFKNKKYQINAAFPLVLEYFKYIGDDEHLTIPERLNMALFSFVKESTSELSAEDKMELLEKIYSSFIFTKKDKEDAELINSKKKSFDYEQDMDLIYSSFLQQYGIDLSDKRIFTNLTWSKFNSLLQGLTDDTSFRKVTSYRTVKITDDMSSETQNYLKQMKLIYSLDRKDNDGDGKLTKVDLDMILAPLDMVHKVKKIKELRDQGRIK; encoded by the coding sequence ATGATGAATCTACTACAGAAGAATCAGCTGATATTCAAAAACAAGAAGTATCAAATTAATGCTGCGTTTCCATTGGTTTTGGAATACTTCAAGTATATTGGTGACGATGAACATTTAACTATTCCTGAACGCCTTAATATGGCACTATTTTCATTTGTAAAAGAATCAACTAGTGAGTTATCAGCTGAAGATAAAATGGAGCTTTTAGAGAAAATCTATAGCTCTTTTATTTTTACCAAAAAGGATAAAGAGGATGCTGAATTAATCAATTCCAAAAAGAAGTCTTTCGATTACGAACAAGATATGGATTTGATTTATTCATCCTTTTTACAACAATATGGAATTGATTTATCCGATAAAAGGATATTCACTAATCTCACTTGGTCAAAATTCAATTCTTTGCTTCAAGGATTAACAGATGACACATCTTTTAGAAAAGTTACTTCGTACCGAACAGTTAAGATAACGGATGACATGTCATCTGAAACTCAGAATTATTTAAAGCAGATGAAGTTAATTTATTCACTAGATCGTAAAGATAATGATGGGGATGGAAAGCTAACTAAAGTTGATTTAGATATGATTTTAGCCCCATTAGATATGGTACATAAAGTCAAAAAAATTAAAGAGCTGCGTGATCAAGGTCGAATTAAATGA
- a CDS encoding DUF6877 family protein, whose translation MDESPIDRIIQLSDKLPYEIFADVRGRMDDWMLAGGHQSDPYMWRQVKFAERYIKMNPIK comes from the coding sequence TTGGATGAAAGTCCTATTGATAGAATTATACAATTATCAGATAAGCTGCCATATGAGATTTTTGCAGACGTAAGAGGTCGAATGGATGATTGGATGTTAGCTGGTGGCCATCAAAGTGATCCTTATATGTGGCGACAAGTTAAGTTTGCTGAAAGATATATCAAGATGAATCCTATTAAATAG
- a CDS encoding phage portal protein, with product MGLIKSIESVSDVSNLLIDDGFLKNINLWNSAYKGDPFWIHKHWTSALNIQHDHTQKSLNMPKILSKKMASLVFNQKATINVNDKKDSENDETSPEQWNNDANEFVQEVLQDNYFYNNCERYLEYMFGTGGMVMRFYVANGKVKIRFATADAFYPISQDENGVTECVIASKFIKSGKSYTLLEWHLEDDSSYIIKNDLYQSVNDSTDDLGTKVELSTIYGKTVKPRSSYPKGLYSRPTFVYIKPNLANNFNYSSPLGISIYANAIDTLKQLDQAYDMLNQEMEMGRRRITVPDSMLEGKINPVTGQRESNVNFDERVYVGFSFNDTSGTDSAPAPKDITLGLRNQEIIGTINSLLDILAAQCGFSAGTFSYNNTQGMETATGVISRNSDTYQSKNSHETILEDAFKNMCISILELGKAAGLYQGSTDVEVSVNFDDSIAKDRTENANYYELVSGNKPLMPHFEAIKKSNGLTDDEAIRWLKQIREDEADGDIEDILDNHKDKEDET from the coding sequence ATGGGATTAATTAAGTCCATTGAAAGTGTGTCAGATGTCAGTAATTTATTGATTGATGATGGATTTCTGAAAAATATAAATTTATGGAATTCAGCTTATAAAGGTGATCCTTTTTGGATTCATAAACATTGGACTTCTGCATTGAATATACAGCACGATCATACTCAGAAGTCGCTGAATATGCCTAAAATATTGTCTAAGAAGATGGCTAGCCTAGTATTCAATCAAAAAGCCACCATAAACGTAAATGACAAAAAAGATTCGGAGAATGATGAAACATCCCCCGAGCAATGGAACAACGATGCTAATGAATTCGTTCAAGAGGTACTTCAAGATAATTATTTTTATAACAATTGTGAGCGATACTTAGAATATATGTTTGGTACTGGTGGAATGGTCATGAGATTCTACGTAGCAAATGGGAAAGTTAAGATAAGATTTGCCACAGCAGATGCATTCTATCCTATATCTCAAGATGAGAACGGTGTTACTGAATGTGTTATTGCATCTAAGTTCATCAAGTCAGGTAAGTCATATACGTTACTTGAGTGGCATCTTGAAGATGACAGCAGTTATATTATTAAAAATGATTTATATCAGTCAGTAAATGATTCAACCGATGATTTAGGTACAAAAGTTGAGTTATCAACTATTTATGGCAAAACGGTTAAGCCAAGATCTAGTTATCCTAAGGGATTATATAGTAGACCTACGTTCGTTTATATCAAACCAAATTTAGCTAATAATTTTAATTATAGTAGTCCGTTAGGAATTTCTATATACGCTAATGCAATTGATACTTTAAAGCAGCTTGATCAGGCTTACGACATGCTGAATCAAGAAATGGAAATGGGAAGACGTCGAATTACTGTTCCAGACAGTATGCTTGAAGGGAAAATTAATCCAGTAACTGGTCAAAGAGAATCCAACGTTAACTTTGATGAACGTGTTTACGTTGGATTCTCTTTTAATGACACTTCAGGAACAGACTCTGCCCCTGCACCAAAAGACATAACTCTTGGATTAAGAAATCAGGAAATTATCGGAACTATAAATTCACTTTTAGATATTTTGGCCGCTCAATGTGGCTTCAGTGCAGGAACGTTTAGCTATAACAACACTCAAGGGATGGAGACTGCTACTGGTGTTATTAGTAGGAATTCTGATACATATCAATCTAAGAATAGTCATGAGACGATTTTAGAAGATGCATTTAAAAATATGTGTATATCTATACTTGAATTGGGAAAGGCTGCCGGATTATACCAAGGAAGCACAGATGTAGAAGTTTCTGTTAATTTTGATGACTCCATCGCCAAGGATCGTACTGAAAATGCTAATTATTATGAATTAGTATCTGGGAATAAGCCACTAATGCCACATTTTGAAGCTATTAAAAAGTCTAATGGCTTAACTGATGATGAAGCAATTAGGTGGTTAAAACAAATTAGAGAAGACGAAGCTGACGGCGATATAGAAGATATATTAGATAATCATAAGGACAAAGAAGATGAAACTTAG
- the ssb gene encoding single-stranded DNA-binding protein: MINRVVLTGRLTRDSELKYTSSGTAVTSFTVAVNRTFTNAQGEREADFINCVIWRKPAENFSNFTNKGSLVGIDGRLQTRSYENKQGQRVYITEVIVENFSFLESKSDSENRSGGSSNNNLSDSNKNNRNNNNPNQAPYNNQQNQSSQSPFGNTNNNQSNNSNNSNNMGNPFADKGKPINISDDDLPF, from the coding sequence ATGATTAATCGAGTTGTATTAACTGGACGCCTTACACGTGATTCCGAATTGAAATATACGTCCAGTGGAACTGCGGTTACTAGTTTCACTGTAGCAGTAAATAGAACATTCACTAACGCTCAAGGTGAACGTGAGGCTGATTTTATCAACTGCGTTATCTGGAGAAAGCCTGCTGAGAATTTTTCAAATTTCACTAATAAAGGATCACTTGTAGGTATAGATGGACGTCTCCAAACACGTTCATACGAAAATAAACAAGGTCAAAGAGTCTATATAACTGAGGTTATTGTTGAAAATTTCTCATTTCTAGAATCAAAATCTGATAGTGAGAATAGAAGCGGTGGTTCATCGAATAATAATCTTAGTGACAGTAATAAGAACAACAGAAACAACAATAATCCAAACCAAGCACCATATAATAATCAGCAAAATCAATCAAGCCAGTCACCTTTTGGCAACACTAACAATAATCAATCTAACAACAGTAACAACTCAAATAATATGGGCAACCCGTTTGCTGATAAAGGTAAGCCTATCAATATTAGTGATGACGACTTACCATTTTAA
- a CDS encoding PBSX family phage terminase large subunit, producing MKTSISEIKYSKKQDDFVFAPFDHTFEVNEGSIRSGKSAAACMRLANFYMLSPDESHLVSGYNQEIAYKIYIEGDGLGLAYIFDGMSQLKRDRGGDNLTIDLPSGQKKIYFKGGGKSNSANSIRGMSLGSAAYTEIDLMNSEFLKETFRRTANAAIRYHLGDLNPPAPNHPILDFFSDHNAYWKHWTMQDNPVMSAKRLTELEAEFKRNPYTYKRDWLGLRVMPEGVIYSMFDQDNMTDQALIGKPIEMFFSADAGQEDATTMSCNIVTQVNVNGRYKYVLNRVANYYHSGRDTHNVKAMSTYAEELLRFTNWCKKKYQLYFNTILVDPAARSLREELKRVGLPNQGANNNAHEIAGGRKGIEVGIQRGQNLMSNGQFKIVETPDSGISMKYDHYNFNREIGTYVRDDTSGYPVDANNHAMDEFRYSVNYFYQKYGR from the coding sequence ATGAAGACATCGATTAGTGAGATTAAGTACTCAAAGAAACAAGATGATTTCGTATTTGCTCCTTTTGATCACACTTTTGAAGTCAATGAGGGTTCAATTCGTTCAGGCAAATCGGCAGCTGCGTGCATGAGATTAGCCAATTTTTATATGTTATCTCCCGATGAATCACACCTTGTCTCTGGATATAACCAAGAAATAGCTTATAAAATCTATATTGAAGGCGATGGATTAGGCCTAGCGTATATATTCGATGGGATGTCTCAACTAAAACGTGATAGAGGTGGAGATAATTTAACTATAGACTTGCCGAGTGGCCAAAAGAAAATTTATTTCAAAGGTGGAGGTAAGTCTAATTCAGCCAACTCAATTCGTGGTATGTCTCTAGGATCAGCAGCATACACTGAAATAGATTTAATGAACAGTGAATTTTTAAAAGAAACCTTTAGACGTACAGCTAATGCTGCCATTAGATATCATCTTGGTGATTTAAATCCGCCAGCGCCAAATCATCCCATATTGGATTTTTTTAGTGATCACAACGCTTATTGGAAACACTGGACTATGCAAGATAATCCAGTTATGAGTGCAAAGAGATTAACAGAATTAGAGGCTGAGTTCAAACGTAATCCTTACACATATAAGCGCGATTGGCTAGGATTACGTGTAATGCCTGAAGGAGTCATCTATTCTATGTTTGACCAGGATAACATGACTGACCAAGCGTTAATAGGTAAACCTATTGAGATGTTTTTCAGTGCTGACGCAGGTCAAGAGGATGCGACTACAATGAGTTGCAACATTGTTACTCAAGTTAATGTTAATGGTCGCTACAAATATGTATTGAATAGAGTAGCCAATTATTATCATTCAGGAAGAGATACTCATAATGTTAAAGCAATGAGTACTTACGCTGAAGAGTTATTAAGATTTACAAATTGGTGCAAAAAAAAATATCAATTATACTTCAATACAATTTTAGTTGATCCTGCTGCACGTTCATTGCGGGAAGAATTAAAACGTGTTGGACTTCCTAACCAGGGGGCAAACAACAATGCTCATGAAATAGCCGGAGGTCGAAAAGGAATTGAAGTAGGCATTCAGCGTGGACAAAACCTGATGTCCAATGGGCAATTTAAGATAGTAGAAACTCCAGATAGCGGTATTTCTATGAAATATGATCATTATAATTTTAACCGTGAAATTGGAACCTACGTTAGGGATGATACCAGCGGATATCCTGTAGATGCTAATAATCACGCAATGGACGAATTTAGATATTCGGTTAATTATTTCTATCAAAAATATGGTAGGTGA
- a CDS encoding phage antirepressor KilAC domain-containing protein, with translation MNDLVVLKNRQPVTTSLQVAINFDKDHKHVLEVIQDKIQSAENPADYLKMFERGTYRDSRGRGQKMYYLTRDGFAFIAMGFTGQKADKFKLQYISAFNEMEDSLKSQFNIPTTLPEALRLAANQAEQIESMKPKAIFADAVASSDTSISIADMAKILHQNGIDIGEKRFFKYLRDNRYLISGIHRSDKNRPQQRYIEQGIFEIKESSYQSPNGNVHTNITTKVTGKGQQYFVKKFLKHNNQLTFV, from the coding sequence ATGAATGATTTAGTAGTTTTAAAGAATCGGCAACCTGTAACTACGTCTTTACAGGTTGCTATAAATTTTGATAAAGATCATAAGCACGTTTTGGAAGTTATTCAAGATAAAATTCAATCGGCCGAAAATCCGGCTGATTACTTGAAGATGTTTGAAAGAGGTACTTACCGCGATTCTAGAGGTCGTGGTCAAAAAATGTATTACTTAACCAGAGATGGATTTGCATTCATCGCCATGGGATTCACTGGTCAAAAAGCTGATAAATTCAAGTTGCAATATATTAGTGCTTTTAACGAAATGGAAGATAGTTTAAAGAGTCAGTTCAATATTCCAACAACGTTACCAGAGGCACTGAGACTCGCTGCCAATCAGGCTGAGCAAATTGAATCCATGAAGCCTAAAGCTATCTTTGCTGATGCAGTAGCTTCTAGTGACACCAGTATATCAATTGCTGATATGGCCAAAATTTTACACCAAAATGGAATTGATATTGGTGAGAAAAGATTCTTCAAGTATTTACGTGATAATCGCTATTTAATCAGCGGGATACACCGTTCTGACAAGAATCGACCTCAGCAAAGATATATTGAACAAGGAATATTTGAGATTAAGGAAAGTAGCTATCAAAGTCCGAATGGGAATGTGCATACTAACATCACCACTAAAGTTACCGGTAAGGGTCAGCAATACTTTGTTAAGAAATTCTTGAAACATAATAATCAATTAACTTTTGTTTGA
- a CDS encoding phage minor capsid protein, whose product MKLSPWELELLAASQAKRMQVLEDELWNILIEVSSNAIDGNDLNDASTTQEWLNEVLEYRKQLKVKSSKPIQAAFDEVIKKLQDQLNDETTHDMSEEEIWLMGMVESKLLNFAPKISESKKIKKIISNSENEGIKYLGLAASNLPTHLVKMFETTFRDAIRNQRINKITTQKAVAQSLYELNKHNIPALIDKGGKRWSLDVYTKLVVTNTINNNYNRMAIQRFKDYGGNLVKISSHADCRPTHYQYQDKIYSLTGESTDYPNLYKATNYGNGGGLCGLNCRHHPMPYIPTSGDYYNQVTSKKDSDHNYKLVQQQHRYERVLRQAKRDKAIAEKMGNAKDVEHYKWLVKGRSKRLTDFKNNNGLTK is encoded by the coding sequence ATGAAACTTAGCCCATGGGAACTTGAACTATTAGCAGCATCTCAAGCAAAACGAATGCAGGTTCTTGAGGATGAATTATGGAATATTCTTATCGAAGTATCGTCTAATGCAATCGATGGTAATGATTTAAATGACGCCAGTACTACTCAAGAATGGTTAAATGAAGTGCTTGAATATCGTAAGCAATTGAAAGTGAAGTCCTCAAAACCAATTCAGGCTGCATTTGATGAAGTTATCAAAAAGTTACAAGACCAATTGAATGATGAAACTACTCATGATATGAGTGAAGAAGAAATTTGGCTTATGGGAATGGTTGAGAGTAAGCTGCTTAACTTTGCTCCTAAAATATCTGAATCTAAGAAGATTAAAAAGATAATATCAAATAGTGAAAATGAAGGAATTAAGTATTTAGGACTTGCTGCTAGCAATCTTCCCACACATTTGGTAAAGATGTTTGAAACAACTTTTAGAGACGCAATTAGAAATCAACGTATTAATAAAATTACAACTCAAAAAGCTGTGGCGCAATCACTGTATGAATTAAATAAGCATAATATTCCAGCATTAATTGATAAAGGTGGTAAAAGATGGTCACTCGATGTTTATACGAAGCTAGTTGTAACCAATACAATCAATAATAATTATAATCGGATGGCCATTCAAAGATTTAAGGACTATGGTGGCAACTTAGTTAAAATATCAAGTCATGCTGATTGCCGCCCTACTCATTATCAATATCAGGATAAAATATACAGTCTTACTGGTGAAAGCACTGATTATCCTAATCTATATAAAGCGACTAATTACGGTAATGGTGGTGGATTATGTGGGTTAAATTGTAGACATCATCCAATGCCATACATCCCTACTAGTGGAGATTATTATAACCAAGTCACTAGCAAGAAGGACAGTGATCATAACTACAAGCTTGTTCAACAACAACACAGGTATGAACGTGTTTTAAGACAGGCTAAGAGAGATAAGGCGATTGCTGAAAAAATGGGCAATGCTAAGGACGTAGAACATTATAAGTGGCTAGTTAAAGGACGTAGTAAGAGACTTACTGACTTTAAAAATAATAATGGACTGACCAAATAA
- a CDS encoding putative minor capsid protein — protein sequence MNIPAIPLYLLIHNIVIQESSETSSSSLKRPGKLIEHEFDRVRIEPKDKASITPTGVNNIPQNKGEFTLFIDSVNSINKDDYLLKIGDKVIWNGISRVAVSNYPVYSTDTNKPHHWEVELE from the coding sequence TTGAATATCCCTGCGATACCACTGTATCTATTGATTCATAATATTGTTATACAAGAATCATCCGAGACTTCATCTAGTTCACTTAAAAGACCAGGAAAATTAATTGAGCATGAATTTGATCGTGTCAGAATAGAGCCCAAAGATAAAGCATCAATTACTCCCACTGGAGTTAATAATATCCCTCAGAATAAAGGTGAATTCACATTATTTATTGATTCGGTTAATTCCATTAATAAAGATGATTATTTACTCAAAATCGGAGATAAAGTTATTTGGAATGGCATCAGTCGAGTCGCTGTCAGTAATTATCCTGTGTATAGTACGGACACTAATAAACCACATCATTGGGAAGTTGAATTGGAATGA
- a CDS encoding phage tail tube protein, translating to MADTQDTLSPTSNVDFKGDIQEGYLNEHWIGLGTKTGIGWLYLGDGITTITPKYTDKTKTAAYYNGGGAETKTTTGVTASYDISGDRSNGNPTQDLIANRKFMTGARRQLWFRKNIFVQNEDGTLTLTKSEYGKSNFSDIDDGGGTADDNGGFKVTAQYLSTPTIVTSNNPQQLDNILHQTPSQNASILGVNIEQPQADGSVTIYTPNVDDDEDTISVSKSRPATLDEARTQAGSYVAPKVDDSETTVPATPTNVTSSPTMDGATINYK from the coding sequence ATGGCAGATACACAAGATACACTCTCACCTACATCAAATGTTGATTTTAAAGGTGATATTCAAGAAGGCTATCTCAATGAACACTGGATTGGATTAGGAACTAAGACAGGAATTGGATGGTTATATCTTGGGGATGGAATTACAACAATTACTCCTAAATATACCGATAAGACTAAAACAGCAGCTTATTATAATGGTGGTGGTGCAGAAACTAAAACTACTACGGGTGTTACAGCATCCTACGATATTTCAGGTGATAGATCTAACGGTAATCCAACACAAGATTTAATTGCCAATCGCAAATTTATGACAGGTGCTCGTCGCCAGCTTTGGTTCAGAAAAAATATTTTTGTTCAAAATGAAGACGGAACACTTACGCTAACTAAATCAGAGTATGGAAAATCAAACTTTTCAGATATAGATGACGGTGGCGGTACAGCTGATGATAACGGAGGGTTTAAAGTGACAGCTCAGTATCTGTCTACTCCAACTATTGTTACATCAAACAACCCTCAACAACTTGATAATATTCTTCATCAGACACCATCCCAAAATGCATCTATTCTAGGGGTCAATATTGAACAACCTCAGGCTGATGGTTCTGTAACAATCTATACCCCAAACGTTGATGATGATGAGGATACAATCAGCGTTTCTAAGTCGCGTCCTGCAACACTTGATGAAGCACGTACCCAAGCTGGTTCCTATGTTGCTCCAAAAGTGGACGATTCAGAAACAACAGTTCCAGCAACCCCAACTAATGTAACATCTAGTCCTACTATGGACGGTGCTACAATAAATTATAAATAA
- a CDS encoding ArpU family phage packaging/lysis transcriptional regulator — protein MFLIPEYDESKCKNNVRPILNQYRRLARIAGRSLTDLKSPTISDMPSATPYGNRQEENNSTVISARMELDEINRAMNNLSQECFEVVYLTYMAKEKFTDTKIAYSVFQSYDSSKSVERKRSIGLIQFCEAYRNGKLLVFKE, from the coding sequence TTGTTCTTAATACCAGAATATGATGAATCCAAGTGTAAAAATAATGTAAGACCTATATTAAACCAATATCGTCGCTTAGCAAGAATAGCTGGTAGGTCACTTACTGATTTGAAATCTCCAACCATATCTGATATGCCAAGCGCTACACCATATGGTAATAGGCAAGAGGAGAATAATTCTACCGTTATTTCAGCACGTATGGAATTAGATGAAATAAATAGAGCAATGAACAATTTATCTCAAGAATGTTTTGAGGTAGTGTATCTAACATATATGGCAAAAGAGAAGTTTACAGATACTAAGATAGCTTATTCAGTATTTCAAAGTTACGATTCCAGTAAATCAGTAGAACGTAAACGTAGCATAGGATTAATTCAATTCTGTGAAGCATATCGAAATGGAAAATTATTAGTTTTTAAAGAATAA
- a CDS encoding N4-gp56 family major capsid protein has product MAGNIDSTDTTQLATMVNPEVMGDMISAELPKVIRFTSIAPIDATLQGQPGDAITVPRFKYIGDATDFTEGQMIDYAQLTTDTDQFTIKKAGKGVKITDEAMLSGYGNPVQEGEHQVVLSVASKIDNDTIATAMKAPLALSTNVDVVDMVDAIEAAFNDNTDERSVEDSAPATGVLFMNPKDVNKLRKAAGLDWTRATALGDSILVNGTFGELLGWQIIRTMKMSEGAALAIKPGAMRTYMKRNVLTESGRDMDHKLTKFNADVHYGVAIYDDTKLLAINPDKFTGTGTVIEANTKRGKKTADTASGTTSASTPSK; this is encoded by the coding sequence ATGGCTGGAAATATTGATTCAACAGATACTACTCAATTGGCTACCATGGTTAATCCAGAGGTTATGGGTGACATGATTTCTGCCGAATTACCTAAGGTTATTCGTTTTACATCAATTGCGCCAATTGACGCGACACTTCAGGGACAACCTGGGGATGCAATTACGGTTCCTCGTTTTAAATATATTGGGGATGCTACAGATTTCACCGAAGGACAAATGATTGACTATGCACAGTTAACTACTGACACTGATCAATTCACAATTAAAAAGGCAGGTAAAGGTGTAAAAATCACTGATGAAGCGATGCTATCCGGATATGGTAATCCAGTGCAAGAGGGTGAACACCAAGTTGTACTGTCAGTTGCTTCTAAAATTGATAATGATACTATTGCCACTGCGATGAAAGCACCATTAGCACTGTCTACTAATGTGGATGTTGTAGATATGGTTGATGCTATTGAAGCAGCGTTCAACGATAACACAGATGAACGTTCAGTTGAGGATTCTGCACCTGCAACCGGTGTACTATTCATGAATCCTAAAGACGTTAACAAATTACGTAAAGCTGCTGGCTTAGATTGGACACGTGCGACAGCTCTTGGTGATAGCATTCTTGTGAACGGAACATTTGGGGAGTTACTAGGTTGGCAAATTATTCGTACTATGAAAATGAGTGAAGGAGCTGCCTTAGCAATCAAGCCTGGAGCAATGCGCACATATATGAAACGAAATGTCTTAACGGAATCTGGTCGTGATATGGATCATAAACTTACTAAGTTCAATGCGGATGTTCATTATGGTGTGGCAATTTATGATGACACTAAATTGCTTGCTATTAATCCAGATAAGTTCACTGGTACAGGCACTGTTATTGAAGCTAATACTAAACGTGGCAAAAAAACAGCTGATACTGCATCAGGTACAACAAGCGCTTCAACACCATCAAAATAG